In one Salvelinus sp. IW2-2015 linkage group LG26, ASM291031v2, whole genome shotgun sequence genomic region, the following are encoded:
- the LOC111952627 gene encoding cold-inducible RNA-binding protein B isoform X1 produces MSDEGKLFVGGLSFDTNEQSLEDVFSKYGQISEVVVIKDRETQRSRGFGFVTFENPDEAKDAMLAMNGKSLDGRQIRVDQAGKSGGGGRSGGGFRGGSSGGRGGGGGYFRGGRGGGGGRGGRGFSRGGGDRGYGGGRYDNRSGGSYGSERGYYNKDRAQGGGYGDRSGGDEGGW; encoded by the exons ATGTCTGACGAAGGGAAGCTTTTTGTGGGTGGCCTCAGCTTTGACACTAATGAACAGTCATTAGAAGATGTATTCTCCAAATATGGGCAAATATCTGAAG TTGTTGTAATTAAAGACAGAGAAACTCAGAGGTCCAGGGGCTTTGGTTTCGTCACCTTCGAGAACCCAGATGAGGCCAAGGATGCTATGCTGGCCATGAACGGCAAG TCTCTTGATGGCAGACAGATCCGTGTCGACCAGGCTGGCAAATCTGGCGGTGGTGGCAGGTCCGGAGGCGGATTCCGAGGGGGCTCTTCAGGCggcagaggaggtggaggaggatacTTCCGTGGAggcagaggtggtggtggtggaagaGGTGGGCGTGGCTTCTCACGAG GTGGTGGAGACCGGGGATATGGTGGTGGACGTTACGACAACAGAAGTGGAGGCTCATACGGATCAGAAAGAGGCTACTACAACAAAGACAG AGCGCAAGGAGGAGGATATGGAGATCGTTCAGGAG GTGACGAGGGTGGCTGGTAG
- the LOC111952627 gene encoding cold-inducible RNA-binding protein B isoform X2, with translation MSDEGKLFVGGLSFDTNEQSLEDVFSKYGQISEVVVIKDRETQRSRGFGFVTFENPDEAKDAMLAMNGKSLDGRQIRVDQAGKSGGGGRSGGGFRGGSSGGRGGGGGYFRGGRGGGGGRGGGDRGYGGGRYDNRSGGSYGSERGYYNKDRAQGGGYGDRSGGDEGGW, from the exons ATGTCTGACGAAGGGAAGCTTTTTGTGGGTGGCCTCAGCTTTGACACTAATGAACAGTCATTAGAAGATGTATTCTCCAAATATGGGCAAATATCTGAAG TTGTTGTAATTAAAGACAGAGAAACTCAGAGGTCCAGGGGCTTTGGTTTCGTCACCTTCGAGAACCCAGATGAGGCCAAGGATGCTATGCTGGCCATGAACGGCAAG TCTCTTGATGGCAGACAGATCCGTGTCGACCAGGCTGGCAAATCTGGCGGTGGTGGCAGGTCCGGAGGCGGATTCCGAGGGGGCTCTTCAGGCggcagaggaggtggaggaggatacTTCCGTGGAggcagaggtggtggtggtggaagaG GTGGTGGAGACCGGGGATATGGTGGTGGACGTTACGACAACAGAAGTGGAGGCTCATACGGATCAGAAAGAGGCTACTACAACAAAGACAG AGCGCAAGGAGGAGGATATGGAGATCGTTCAGGAG GTGACGAGGGTGGCTGGTAG